From the Psychrobacillus sp. FSL K6-4046 genome, one window contains:
- the rbsC gene encoding ribose ABC transporter permease, whose translation MLKSSSQSVLQKLGPLLGLILLVVIITILSPNFLTVNNLMNVLRQVSINALIAFGMTFVILTGGIDLSVGSILALTGAVTAGLLASGMDPILAMLIGLILGAVLGAINGIIISKGNVAPFIATLATMTIYRGLTLVYTEGRPISGLGDSVSFQMIGKGYFLGIPVPVVTMAVAFGVLYFILKKTTFGRRVYAVGGNEEASRLSGIKVGRIKIYVYALTGALAALASLILTSRLNSAQPTAGNMFELDAIAAVVLGGTSLTGGRGWIVGTLIGALIIGVLNNGLNLIGVSSFFQQVVKGAVILLAVLIDRKKTA comes from the coding sequence TTGCTAAAATCTAGTTCACAATCAGTACTACAAAAATTAGGACCGTTGCTAGGACTTATCTTACTAGTGGTCATCATCACTATATTAAGCCCAAATTTTTTAACCGTAAATAACTTAATGAATGTACTTAGACAGGTTTCTATTAATGCGCTTATCGCGTTTGGGATGACCTTCGTTATTTTAACTGGAGGGATTGATTTATCAGTTGGATCAATTTTAGCTCTGACAGGAGCAGTTACAGCAGGATTACTTGCTAGTGGAATGGATCCAATTTTAGCTATGCTAATAGGTCTTATTTTGGGAGCTGTTCTAGGAGCAATTAACGGAATTATTATCTCTAAAGGAAATGTTGCTCCATTTATCGCTACTTTAGCAACAATGACTATATACCGAGGATTGACATTAGTTTACACAGAAGGTAGACCAATATCAGGTTTAGGCGATTCTGTATCTTTTCAAATGATTGGGAAAGGATATTTCTTAGGAATACCTGTACCAGTCGTAACAATGGCTGTTGCATTTGGAGTTCTATATTTTATCTTGAAAAAGACGACATTTGGTCGTCGAGTTTATGCGGTAGGAGGTAACGAGGAGGCTTCTCGTCTTTCTGGTATTAAGGTTGGCCGTATTAAAATATATGTTTACGCATTAACAGGTGCACTAGCAGCACTTGCTTCTCTTATTTTAACGTCTCGTTTGAATTCAGCTCAGCCTACTGCAGGTAACATGTTTGAACTAGATGCCATTGCAGCGGTAGTACTTGGTGGTACAAGCTTAACAGGTGGTCGTGGTTGGATTGTTGGTACTTTAATCGGGGCACTTATAATCGGTGTCTTGAATAATGGTCTAAATTTAATTGGGGTATCCTCCTTCTTCCAGCAAGTGGTGAAGGGTGCAGTTATATTATTAGCAGTATTAATCGATCGTAAAAAAACAGCATAA
- a CDS encoding alpha/beta hydrolase, translating to MIYKIWKITKRIVLGAVALFVLWFVGHQLMSLYEKNKYEAIGQHVEVDGKEMHVYEKGAGDNTIVLLTGLGTAAPALDFEPLVKELSVDNRVIVVEPFGYGWSEKTDKKRSVENITEEIRTAILQLDIQEPYILMPHSISGVYSMYYANKYPEEIKAIIGIDPTLPQALEYFEEDAPTMPKALSIIAPSGLARLAMYITPDSFLPIAAENTYSKENLKMTKLISSWSGYNRNVINETNLIQENMELTKKLTFPPDLPVMIFTSDAEKTNEDGKSNITFYETQLKNSTLSKLVPLEGHHYLHWTQSETMSDEVRGFIKRMD from the coding sequence ATGATTTATAAGATATGGAAGATTACGAAGCGTATTGTTTTAGGAGCGGTTGCTCTATTTGTTCTATGGTTTGTTGGTCATCAGCTAATGTCTTTATATGAAAAAAACAAATATGAGGCAATCGGCCAACACGTTGAGGTAGATGGAAAAGAAATGCATGTATATGAAAAAGGAGCAGGAGATAACACCATTGTTTTATTAACAGGACTCGGAACTGCTGCCCCTGCCCTTGACTTCGAGCCACTAGTGAAAGAACTATCAGTAGACAATAGAGTTATTGTTGTAGAGCCATTTGGATACGGTTGGAGTGAGAAAACTGATAAAAAACGTAGCGTGGAAAACATCACAGAGGAAATAAGGACTGCTATATTACAGTTAGATATTCAAGAACCATATATTCTCATGCCACATTCTATTTCCGGTGTTTATAGCATGTATTATGCGAACAAGTACCCTGAAGAGATAAAAGCAATTATAGGCATTGATCCAACCTTGCCCCAGGCTCTTGAGTACTTTGAAGAAGACGCTCCCACCATGCCAAAGGCTTTAAGCATTATTGCTCCTAGTGGGTTGGCGCGATTGGCTATGTACATTACCCCTGATAGTTTTTTACCTATAGCAGCGGAAAATACATATTCTAAAGAGAACTTAAAAATGACTAAGCTTATTTCATCCTGGAGTGGATATAACCGAAATGTCATTAATGAAACCAACCTTATCCAAGAAAATATGGAGTTAACCAAGAAACTTACCTTTCCTCCAGATTTGCCTGTCATGATATTTACGAGTGACGCCGAAAAGACAAATGAGGACGGTAAATCGAATATTACCTTTTATGAAACCCAATTAAAAAACAGCACTTTAAGTAAGCTTGTTCCTTTAGAGGGTCATCATTATTTACATTGGACTCAATCAGAAACCATGAGTGATGAGGTGAGGGGATTTATAAAGAGGATGGATTAG
- the rbsB gene encoding ribose ABC transporter substrate-binding protein RbsB, translating to MKKLYFALLLIVSMFLAACSLDSPGSEKSDSEKGSTGSEGDYKIGLSVSTLNNPFFVTLSDGAEAKAKELGAAVTVVDAQDNASKQASDVEDLIQQGVDLIIINPVDSQAVVSSVESANAANIPVVTVDRSSEGGEIVAHIASDNVAGGELAGEYLLELVGEGSAVVELEGVAGSSAARDRGEGFNNVADGKLDVVAKQTANFNRAEGLTVMENILQANPDIKGVFAHNDEMALGALEAIESAGKDIIVIGFDATDDAVKSVENGKLAGTIAQKPEQIGEKAMEAAIKALKGEEVEASIPVDLELIKK from the coding sequence ATGAAAAAACTTTATTTTGCTTTACTGTTAATCGTATCAATGTTTCTAGCAGCATGTTCATTGGATTCACCTGGCTCTGAGAAATCTGATTCTGAAAAAGGATCCACTGGTTCAGAGGGTGATTACAAAATTGGTTTATCTGTTTCAACTTTAAACAATCCATTTTTCGTAACATTAAGTGATGGAGCAGAAGCGAAGGCTAAGGAATTGGGTGCAGCCGTAACGGTAGTAGATGCACAGGATAATGCTTCTAAACAAGCAAGTGATGTAGAGGATTTAATCCAACAAGGAGTAGACTTGATTATTATTAATCCAGTTGACTCTCAAGCGGTAGTTTCATCTGTGGAATCTGCAAATGCAGCTAATATTCCGGTAGTAACAGTTGACCGTAGCTCAGAGGGTGGAGAAATTGTAGCTCATATCGCATCAGATAACGTTGCAGGTGGAGAGCTTGCAGGTGAATACTTACTTGAATTAGTTGGAGAAGGTTCAGCTGTAGTTGAATTAGAAGGTGTTGCAGGATCTTCTGCTGCTCGTGACCGCGGAGAAGGATTTAACAATGTTGCCGATGGTAAATTAGACGTAGTAGCAAAGCAAACTGCTAACTTTAACCGTGCAGAAGGCTTAACGGTAATGGAAAACATTCTTCAAGCTAATCCAGACATCAAAGGTGTATTTGCTCACAATGATGAAATGGCACTAGGAGCTTTAGAAGCAATCGAATCTGCAGGAAAAGACATTATTGTCATCGGTTTTGATGCTACTGATGATGCTGTAAAATCTGTAGAAAATGGTAAGCTTGCTGGTACAATTGCACAAAAGCCAGAACAAATTGGTGAAAAGGCAATGGAAGCAGCTATCAAAGCATTAAAAGGAGAAGAAGTGGAAGCTTCTATCCCGGTTGACTTAGAGTTAATCAAAAAATAA
- a CDS encoding CHASE3 domain-containing protein: protein MGDKLKLGLRSKITVGYIIIIVCLFASVIILNSQIRSLQQERNNLIKYNTEVETLTNNVEKYVMDMQAGQRGFIITGNESYLEPYYKAEEQWQLEFDQLYNLLKDKPNQQEKLAEVKGTIEVWMAEAGERAIVFKRNNDDESIQQFYANDRGREYMQSIRNQFNEFREIERDSAQNDAQKLDDRNNMLTIALFGILLFVSAIAITMASQISKSIVKTVKDVTDTIKKIASENGDRKERIVVTTNDEIRDLADATNELLDNLEDREWLQTSLAETVTKYQGVGSIDKLARVFMSEISKLTNSSYGAFYVRESNEQETRFVKKAAFADSNPEKEIGRESFRLGQGLVGQCALESKAFVFNEIPNDYRFISTGLGEVPPKSIFIVPILFEGEVIAVLELATMSQYDKLQQQLVTQIVETFGLSVNSVMGRMEIVRLLNESRAMTEELQAQSEELQTQSEELQTQSEELQMQTEELTQINEQLEERTKDAEAKTEELEKIRQELEDKAEQLTLHSNYKSEFLANMSHELRTPLNSILILSEMLSENGKENLTEDEVEFARVIHSSGEDLLSLINDILDLSKVEAGKIDVLFEEVNLSELPTQMDHIFSPVAQKKNLEFHVTKEQDVPDIFFTDEKRFQQIIKNLLSNAFKFTEKGSVDLSIKQLEAKKQTKQMQEISKEWIEISITDTGIGIPKDKHDLIFESFQQADGATVRKYGGTGLGLSICREFANLLGGWITLQSEEGLGSTFTLVVPSLPNGPIMEQIHLGLEEVALTDHSVEEVQEVVEEHPTLEEQEQKIKAQEEKLESLPEDANVFSNKNVLIVDDDYRNIYALKTALERRGINILVAKDGLECLDIVQSNSEIDVVLMDIMMPNMDGYETMSRIRNELSLTELPIIALTAKAMKNDRDKCLEAGASDYISKPLNLDQLFSVLRVWLAS, encoded by the coding sequence ATGGGGGATAAATTAAAGCTCGGCCTACGTTCTAAAATTACTGTCGGCTACATTATTATTATTGTATGTTTATTTGCTTCCGTTATCATATTAAACAGTCAAATTCGTTCACTCCAACAAGAGAGAAATAATTTAATAAAATATAATACTGAAGTTGAAACATTGACAAATAATGTAGAAAAATATGTTATGGATATGCAAGCTGGTCAGCGAGGGTTCATCATCACAGGTAATGAAAGTTATTTGGAGCCATACTATAAGGCTGAAGAGCAATGGCAGTTAGAGTTTGATCAGCTCTATAACTTATTAAAGGACAAGCCAAATCAGCAAGAAAAGCTAGCAGAGGTTAAAGGGACCATTGAAGTATGGATGGCAGAAGCAGGCGAACGCGCCATCGTATTTAAAAGAAATAACGATGACGAATCAATTCAGCAGTTCTACGCAAATGATCGCGGTAGAGAATATATGCAATCTATTCGAAACCAGTTCAATGAGTTTAGAGAGATTGAAAGAGACTCGGCACAAAATGATGCTCAGAAATTAGATGATCGAAATAATATGCTGACTATAGCGTTATTCGGTATTTTATTATTTGTATCAGCTATTGCGATAACGATGGCTAGTCAGATTTCTAAATCAATCGTCAAAACGGTTAAAGATGTTACGGACACAATTAAAAAGATAGCATCCGAGAACGGAGACCGTAAAGAGAGAATAGTTGTTACTACAAATGACGAGATTAGAGACTTAGCAGATGCAACAAATGAATTATTAGATAATCTAGAAGATAGAGAATGGCTACAAACAAGTCTTGCAGAAACAGTAACGAAATATCAAGGAGTAGGATCCATTGATAAGCTTGCTCGTGTATTTATGTCCGAGATATCTAAACTGACCAATTCTTCTTATGGAGCATTTTACGTGAGAGAGTCTAACGAGCAAGAAACACGTTTTGTGAAGAAAGCTGCTTTTGCTGATTCTAATCCAGAAAAAGAGATTGGAAGAGAAAGCTTCCGTTTAGGACAAGGATTAGTTGGACAATGTGCCCTTGAGAGCAAGGCATTTGTTTTCAATGAAATTCCAAACGATTATCGTTTCATTTCTACTGGACTTGGGGAAGTACCACCAAAAAGTATATTTATAGTTCCAATTTTGTTTGAGGGTGAAGTAATAGCAGTGCTAGAACTAGCCACTATGTCTCAGTATGACAAACTTCAGCAACAGCTTGTAACACAGATAGTCGAAACGTTTGGTTTATCTGTTAACAGTGTAATGGGCCGTATGGAAATTGTACGACTTCTAAACGAATCTAGAGCCATGACAGAAGAATTACAAGCACAATCAGAAGAACTACAAACTCAATCTGAGGAGCTTCAAACACAATCGGAAGAGCTTCAAATGCAAACAGAAGAACTAACTCAAATAAATGAACAGTTAGAAGAACGAACAAAGGATGCAGAGGCTAAAACAGAGGAACTAGAAAAGATTCGTCAAGAATTGGAAGATAAAGCAGAACAGTTAACACTTCATTCCAATTATAAATCAGAGTTTCTAGCAAATATGTCACATGAATTACGAACACCATTGAACAGTATTTTAATACTGTCAGAAATGCTTTCAGAAAACGGAAAAGAGAACTTAACTGAAGACGAGGTAGAGTTTGCGAGAGTTATTCATTCGTCTGGTGAAGATCTTCTATCCTTGATCAATGATATTTTAGATCTTTCCAAAGTAGAAGCAGGGAAGATTGACGTATTATTTGAGGAAGTTAATTTAAGCGAGCTTCCGACTCAAATGGATCATATATTCTCACCGGTTGCACAAAAGAAAAACCTAGAGTTCCATGTTACGAAGGAACAAGATGTACCGGATATTTTCTTCACAGATGAAAAACGATTCCAACAAATTATTAAAAATTTATTATCAAATGCATTTAAGTTTACTGAAAAAGGGTCCGTAGATTTATCAATCAAGCAATTGGAAGCTAAAAAACAAACTAAACAAATGCAAGAAATCAGTAAAGAATGGATTGAGATTTCCATCACTGATACTGGAATAGGTATTCCTAAAGATAAGCATGACCTAATCTTTGAATCATTCCAGCAAGCTGACGGGGCAACAGTCCGCAAATATGGAGGAACTGGTTTAGGATTATCTATTTGTAGAGAGTTTGCTAATCTCCTTGGAGGTTGGATTACTCTTCAAAGCGAGGAAGGGTTAGGTAGTACCTTTACTCTAGTTGTACCAAGTCTTCCTAATGGTCCTATTATGGAGCAGATACACTTAGGTCTAGAAGAAGTAGCTCTTACAGACCATTCTGTGGAAGAAGTCCAAGAAGTAGTGGAGGAACATCCAACACTGGAAGAGCAAGAACAGAAGATAAAAGCCCAAGAAGAAAAGCTGGAGTCTCTACCTGAGGACGCAAATGTATTCTCAAATAAAAACGTATTAATAGTAGACGATGATTACAGAAACATTTATGCACTGAAAACAGCTTTAGAAAGAAGAGGTATTAATATTCTTGTTGCGAAAGACGGCTTAGAATGCTTAGATATAGTTCAAAGTAACTCAGAAATAGATGTGGTACTCATGGATATCATGATGCCTAATATGGATGGATATGAGACAATGTCTAGAATTAGAAATGAACTATCTCTAACGGAATTACCGATTATCGCATTGACTGCAAAAGCGATGAAAAATGATAGAGATAAATGTCTAGAAGCAGGAGCTTCTGATTACATTAGTAAACCATTAAATCTAGATCAATTATTCTCAGTTCTTCGAGTTTGGTTAGCATCTTAA
- a CDS encoding LacI family DNA-binding transcriptional regulator, whose translation MANIRDVAKEAGVSVASVSRYLNRKGYISEDTKLKIKRAIDKLEYIPNQVARSLTTKQTNFIGLIVPDIMNPFFPELARAVEDIALSYGYTVVLCNSDEKSEKEIHYIDTLKQKYVAGFIVTTNQLRASHYEDLKVPLVALDRMIHESIPTVSSNNIDGACMGTNYLLEKGCQNIVFMRGPKGLGPADDRLTGFLKAVEGKKVQTHIIESPFHFEESEKIARTFLTNIKGVDGIFASTDVSAAGALKAAHSLGISVPDQLQIMGFDGISLGGMLTPGLTTVAQDIYKMGALATRILIKIIEEIEIEERVIQVPVELVERGTTRSGQR comes from the coding sequence ATGGCAAACATTAGAGACGTAGCAAAAGAAGCTGGTGTTTCCGTTGCTTCTGTATCCCGTTATTTAAATAGAAAAGGGTATATCAGTGAAGATACAAAGCTCAAGATTAAAAGAGCAATCGATAAATTAGAATATATACCAAACCAAGTAGCAAGATCTCTAACGACAAAACAAACAAACTTTATAGGGTTAATCGTTCCTGATATTATGAATCCATTCTTTCCAGAGCTTGCTCGAGCAGTGGAGGATATCGCATTATCCTATGGATACACAGTAGTTTTGTGTAATTCAGATGAAAAATCTGAAAAAGAAATACATTATATAGATACTTTAAAGCAAAAATATGTAGCAGGGTTTATCGTAACGACGAACCAGCTACGTGCAAGCCACTATGAAGATTTAAAAGTACCACTTGTGGCGTTAGATCGCATGATACATGAATCTATTCCGACCGTTTCTTCTAATAATATTGACGGAGCGTGTATGGGTACCAACTACTTGTTAGAAAAAGGCTGTCAAAATATCGTATTTATGCGAGGTCCTAAAGGTCTCGGTCCTGCTGATGATCGACTCACTGGATTTCTTAAGGCTGTAGAAGGAAAAAAGGTGCAAACTCATATTATCGAAAGTCCCTTTCACTTTGAAGAATCCGAGAAGATTGCAAGGACATTCTTAACAAATATCAAAGGTGTAGATGGCATATTTGCAAGCACGGATGTTTCTGCTGCCGGTGCTTTGAAGGCTGCACATTCATTAGGCATTAGCGTTCCTGATCAGCTACAAATTATGGGGTTTGATGGAATTTCACTTGGAGGAATGTTGACTCCAGGACTGACAACGGTAGCCCAAGACATTTACAAAATGGGTGCTTTGGCAACCCGTATACTTATTAAAATTATTGAAGAAATTGAAATAGAAGAAAGAGTAATTCAAGTACCTGTAGAGCTAGTGGAACGAGGAACGACAAGGAGTGGACAACGATGA
- a CDS encoding sugar ABC transporter ATP-binding protein — MIQMTGITKAFNGNTVLNNVEFEIAPGEIHALMGENGAGKSTLMKILTGIYTKDSGEITIKGKPVEFKNPKEAEQAGIAVIHQELNILPDLSVAENLFLGNEKTLGRSGILKTKEMNKAAREVLLSLGLDIDVKTTARNLSVGKQQIVEIAKAISSNAEVIIMDEPTAALTDREIETLFETIRALQAKGVSFVYISHRMEEIFAICDRITILRDGSYVGVRNIKETNFDEIVQMMVGRELGGRFPDRESKIGDVKLVAKNLTRKGYFEDISFELRKGEILGIAGLMGAGRTEVVQSLFGYKKLDSGELILDGKQVKINTPQDAIKLGFGFVTEDRKSEGLILDFSVKENLGITNFSKISKNGVVNTQKEKSLYDSMVKRLGVRTSGPDQTVKSLSGGNQQKIVIAKWLGIEPDILILDEPTRGVDVGAKKEIYSIVNTLAENGVSIIMVSSELPEIIGMVDRVLVMHEGKLTGEVTKEEMTQEKIMHYATGGDKVAKI; from the coding sequence ATGATTCAGATGACTGGTATTACAAAGGCCTTTAATGGAAATACGGTGTTAAATAATGTGGAATTCGAAATAGCACCAGGAGAAATTCATGCGCTAATGGGAGAGAACGGTGCAGGTAAGTCTACCTTGATGAAGATTCTTACAGGTATCTATACAAAAGATTCTGGTGAAATCACTATTAAAGGAAAACCTGTTGAATTTAAAAACCCAAAGGAAGCAGAGCAGGCTGGGATAGCTGTAATCCACCAAGAGCTTAATATTCTTCCAGATCTATCAGTGGCTGAAAACTTATTTCTTGGGAACGAAAAAACCCTTGGTAGATCGGGTATTTTAAAAACAAAAGAAATGAACAAGGCTGCTAGAGAGGTGCTACTAAGTCTGGGCTTAGATATAGACGTAAAGACGACTGCAAGAAATCTTTCAGTTGGTAAGCAGCAAATAGTTGAAATTGCAAAGGCCATTTCTTCTAATGCAGAGGTCATCATCATGGACGAGCCGACCGCAGCATTAACCGATAGAGAAATAGAGACACTTTTTGAGACTATTAGAGCATTGCAGGCGAAAGGTGTATCCTTCGTCTATATTTCCCATCGAATGGAAGAAATCTTTGCTATATGTGACCGCATCACTATTCTACGTGACGGAAGCTATGTAGGTGTTAGAAATATAAAAGAAACAAACTTTGATGAAATTGTACAAATGATGGTTGGGAGAGAGCTAGGCGGACGTTTTCCAGATAGAGAATCTAAAATTGGGGATGTAAAGCTAGTAGCAAAAAACTTAACTAGAAAAGGTTACTTCGAGGATATTTCGTTTGAGTTACGAAAAGGAGAAATACTTGGTATCGCTGGCCTAATGGGTGCAGGAAGAACAGAGGTAGTTCAATCCCTATTTGGTTATAAAAAGCTCGATAGTGGAGAGCTAATACTTGATGGTAAACAAGTGAAAATAAATACTCCGCAAGATGCGATAAAGCTCGGTTTCGGCTTCGTAACAGAGGATAGAAAATCTGAAGGATTGATTTTAGATTTCTCCGTAAAAGAAAATTTAGGTATTACAAATTTTAGTAAAATATCTAAAAATGGTGTTGTGAATACGCAAAAAGAAAAAAGCCTCTATGATTCCATGGTAAAAAGACTAGGTGTACGTACTTCTGGTCCAGATCAAACCGTTAAATCATTAAGTGGAGGGAATCAACAGAAGATAGTCATTGCCAAATGGCTAGGTATTGAGCCAGACATCTTAATATTGGATGAACCGACACGCGGTGTAGACGTAGGCGCGAAAAAAGAAATTTACTCCATTGTTAACACACTTGCAGAAAATGGAGTATCTATCATTATGGTATCCTCCGAGCTTCCTGAAATCATTGGAATGGTCGATCGAGTGCTCGTGATGCATGAAGGAAAGTTAACCGGTGAAGTTACCAAAGAAGAAATGACACAAGAAAAAATAATGCATTACGCTACCGGAGGGGACAAAGTTGCTAAAATCTAG
- the rbsK gene encoding ribokinase, with amino-acid sequence MITVIGSMNMDIVVQTDNFPVQGETVLGQLFTTIPGGKGANQAVAAARLGSNVHMLASVGTDSFGRELLEDLKANGVNTDSVMQTEEAATGIANILLSEGDNRIIVVPGANYLLTEANIKRMKETIQQSKFVIMQLEIPIPVVKYTLELCRELNVPVLLNPAPASGFQLEFMDYVAYLTPNETECELIFGQNMEATLEKYPNKLIVTLGSEGARYFDGTKHILVPGFKTTAVDTTGAGDTFNGALAHALGQSLSLEEAVRYANASASLSVEKFGAQGGMPSHTEVVKRLEGVSN; translated from the coding sequence ATGATTACAGTTATAGGCAGCATGAATATGGACATTGTAGTACAAACAGACAACTTTCCCGTCCAAGGGGAAACGGTTTTAGGACAACTCTTTACGACTATCCCCGGAGGCAAAGGAGCAAACCAGGCTGTTGCTGCAGCACGCTTAGGAAGCAATGTACATATGCTTGCTAGCGTTGGAACAGATAGCTTTGGAAGAGAATTATTAGAGGACCTGAAAGCAAATGGAGTAAATACCGATTCAGTTATGCAAACAGAGGAGGCTGCAACTGGAATCGCTAATATTTTATTATCCGAAGGCGATAACAGAATTATCGTCGTCCCTGGAGCAAACTATTTGTTAACTGAGGCAAACATCAAAAGGATGAAAGAAACAATTCAGCAAAGCAAGTTTGTGATCATGCAGCTAGAAATTCCAATTCCTGTGGTGAAATACACGCTAGAGCTTTGCCGAGAGTTAAACGTTCCTGTATTGCTTAACCCTGCGCCAGCTAGTGGTTTTCAGCTAGAATTTATGGACTATGTTGCCTATTTAACACCAAATGAAACGGAGTGTGAGCTAATATTTGGTCAAAATATGGAAGCAACTTTAGAGAAATATCCAAACAAGCTAATTGTGACGTTAGGTAGTGAGGGTGCTAGATATTTTGATGGAACGAAACATATACTCGTACCCGGATTTAAAACAACTGCAGTAGATACGACGGGTGCAGGTGATACATTTAACGGAGCACTCGCTCATGCACTTGGACAAAGTTTAAGTTTAGAAGAAGCGGTTCGTTACGCAAATGCATCTGCCTCTTTGTCTGTAGAAAAATTTGGTGCTCAAGGCGGTATGCCAAGCCATACGGAAGTAGTAAAAAGATTAGAGGGTGTTAGCAATTGA
- the rbsD gene encoding D-ribose pyranase: MKKHGILNRDLAGIFAKLGHTDQITISDCGLPIPDGVTCIDLSYILGKPSFDEILAVVLDDLVVEKAYVAAEMKTANAKMHYVVNKSIEQISEVSHEEFKAMTRQSKVIIRTGEASPYANIILQAGVIF; the protein is encoded by the coding sequence TTGAAAAAACATGGCATATTAAATCGTGATTTAGCTGGAATTTTTGCAAAGCTAGGACATACCGATCAAATTACAATAAGCGATTGTGGGTTACCAATCCCTGATGGCGTTACGTGCATCGATTTATCTTATATCCTTGGGAAACCATCATTCGATGAAATTTTAGCAGTTGTGTTAGACGATTTAGTAGTGGAAAAGGCGTATGTTGCAGCTGAGATGAAGACCGCTAATGCAAAAATGCACTATGTAGTGAATAAATCCATTGAACAAATTTCTGAAGTCTCACATGAGGAATTTAAAGCAATGACTAGACAATCTAAAGTTATTATAAGGACTGGTGAGGCTAGTCCTTATGCAAATATAATCTTACAAGCTGGTGTCATATTTTAA
- a CDS encoding NUDIX domain-containing protein, with translation MNLPLLRAEGIIVNEDKTEILVQCDFVESFYRLPGGSIEFGETAGEAIKRELIEEFDLALNIGQLACICESIILYDGKRRHDCTLIHWCSSNNTMNYLLHKEVPSIKLVWRTISQISERPFYPEGILDIIVSGDNFIKHIKREKTYE, from the coding sequence GTGAATCTGCCTTTGTTAAGGGCTGAAGGGATTATCGTTAATGAAGATAAGACGGAAATTCTTGTGCAATGTGATTTTGTTGAAAGTTTTTACCGTCTTCCAGGTGGAAGTATAGAATTCGGTGAAACAGCAGGTGAAGCTATAAAAAGGGAGCTAATTGAAGAATTTGATTTAGCTTTGAATATTGGCCAACTTGCTTGTATTTGTGAAAGTATTATTCTGTATGATGGGAAGAGAAGGCATGATTGCACCTTAATCCATTGGTGTTCAAGTAATAATACAATGAATTATCTTTTGCATAAAGAAGTACCAAGTATCAAGCTTGTTTGGCGTACAATTTCTCAAATAAGCGAAAGACCATTCTATCCGGAAGGAATTTTGGATATTATTGTTTCAGGTGATAATTTTATTAAACATATCAAAAGAGAAAAGACTTATGAGTGA
- a CDS encoding YjcQ family protein: MNKKKLMYSILVEINNGSIPNHIDYNLELFMWAEIMEAIDDVGYLKGISIYYYGDDEWFDETIHSVELKLPQLTNAGVEFLKEHIAWNKTYCGMTNVNEWLEI, encoded by the coding sequence TTGAATAAGAAAAAATTGATGTACAGTATATTGGTTGAAATAAATAATGGGAGCATACCTAATCATATAGATTACAATTTAGAATTATTTATGTGGGCTGAAATTATGGAAGCGATTGATGATGTAGGATATCTAAAGGGGATTTCTATTTATTACTATGGTGATGATGAGTGGTTTGATGAAACAATTCACTCGGTTGAACTTAAACTGCCACAACTTACTAATGCAGGAGTTGAATTCTTAAAAGAACACATTGCTTGGAATAAAACATATTGTGGCATGACTAATGTGAATGAATGGCTTGAAATTTAA